The window CGATGAGCAGCGCGAGCGGCCCGCTCGGAGCCAGCGGTGCGACCCCGAGCGCGATCTCCTCGCCGGCGGCGGAGAGGACGTCGGGAATCTCCCGGAAGGTCTCGACCGTCGGGATGACGAGGAGGAACGCCGTGTCCCGGAAGAACACGGCGGTCACGAACGCTGCCCAGACGAGCACCTCGATCAGCGAGACCGCCACCGCCGGAAGTCGGAAGCGGCGCGCGACGTACCCGGTGGCGAGGACCGCCGCGACGATGACGAGGGTCCCCAGCAGCCAGCCGGTGGGGCGCACCACCCGCATGAGGGGGAGGAGCGCGGCGATGAGGGCGGCGAAGACCCCGGCGGTGAGCAGGAGGTCCGCGGCGCGGCGCGAGGACGGTTCAGCGGAGGGCACGGGTCACCCCCCGCTCGCCGGCGGCGGCCCATTCCTGGACGAGATCGCCGTCGGGGTCGAGATGGACCGCGTGCCAGCCGACGTCGCCCGCGCGGTCCAGAGCGCCGCTCCGCGGTGAGGCGGCGAGCAGCACGGCGAAGGTGGAGTGATGCACGATCGGTGCGAGCGCGTCGACGTCGGCGGGGTCGAGGCGTCCGGTGAGGACGATGACGGGGCCGGTCATGACTCCCGCGAACTGCCGCGCCAGCCGCGGCAGATGGTCGTCCCGCCGGGCGGTGACGGTGGCGAACTGGGTGACGAGGTCCTCCACCGCCGCGGTGTCTCCGCCGTCGATGCGCTCGGCGAGGGCGGCGCCGTCGCTGTCGAGGACGCTCACGCCGTAGCCGTCGCGCACCAGTCGTGAGACCACCGAGACGCACGCCGACACCGCGGTCTCGAAGGCGTCGTCGGCGCCCGGTTCGTGCAGCGCCTCGGTCGACCACCGCAGCACCCCGCGATCGAGGACCACCGTCGCCTCGGGGGTGGCCTCCTGCTCCTCCTGCCGCACCATGAGCGCGTCGCGGTGGGCCGTGGCGCGCCAGTGGATGCGTCGCATCGAGTCGCCCGGCGCGTAGGGCCGGGCGATGAGGTTGTCCGCGCCCTGACCGGGCTGATTGTTCTGCGTCTGCAGCGTTCCCCCGGCCTCGCCCGCGAGGCCCGTGAGCGGCGGCAGCTCGATCACGGCCGGGGCGACGGTGACGCGGGTGCGCTGACCGTAGAGGGTGCTGCGGCGGGCCAGGGCGAAGGGGTCGGCGGAATGGACGCGCAGGGGGCCCAGATGGTGGATGCCGCGGCGCACCCCGGTCACCGTGTAGGCGAGGTTCACCACGCGGTCCGAACCCCGCAGGCCCGAGCCGAGGGCGGGGAAGACACCGGCCGCGGCGCCCTCCAGCCCGGGGGGCAGCGTGTCCGTCCACGTTCCGGGCGGCGTCGGCAGCGCGGTGCGGACGCCCACGCGCACGCGTACGAGCGAGGCCCGACCGACTCCCACGGTGTCGGGGGCGAGCGACCGGGTGACCGAGTCGGCGTGGCGGGTGAGGTAGAGGGAGGCCACGGCAGCCACGAGGACGGCGACCAGCAGCATCCCGAAGTACATCAGCTCGGGAATCCCCACCTCGTTCGCGACGACGAAGCAGGTGAGCGCGAGGAGCGCCGCACCGGTTCCGCGCAGGGTCAGGGGCCAGAGTCGTCGGAGCATCGGGTCACTGCCGTGCGGCGATCGGCACCCGCACGCTCGCGGCGATCTGTCCGAGCGCCGACTCGATGACCTCGGTCATCGACTTCGCCCGCGCTCCGCCGGCGGAGCGGGTCGGGATCAGCCGGTGCGCGAAGACCGGGACGAGGAGGGCGGTGATGTCGTCGGGGATGACGAATCCGCGGCCGTCGAGGGCCGCCCAGACCTTCGCGGCCCGCACCAGCTGCAGCGTCGCGCGCGGGCTCGCCCCGAGCCGCAGGTCGCCGTGCGTCCGCGTGGCGGCCGCGAGCGCCACGGCGTAGTCCTCGATCGCCGGAGCGACGTGCACGGCGCGCGCCCAGGCGATGAGCGCCGCGATCTGCGGCGCCGAGGCGACGGGACGGATCGCGTCGAGCGGGTTGACCGACTCGCGCTGACGCAGCATGAGCGCCTCGGACCGGGCATCGGGGTATCCCATCGAGATGCGCATCATGAAGCGGTCGCGCTGTGCCTCGGGGAGGGCGTAGGTCCCCTCCATCTCCAGCGGGTTCTGCGTCGCGACGACGAGGAACGGGTCGGGGAGGGGGTGGGTCGCGCCGTCGACGGTGACCTGGCCCTCCTCCATGGCCTCGAGGAGGGCGGACTGGGTCTTCGGGGAGGACCGGTTGATCTCGTCGGCGATGACGATGTTGGCGAAGACCGCGCCGTGCTTGAACTCGAACTCGCGGGCGACGGGGTTGAATACACTCACCCCGGTCACATCGCCCGGCAGCAGGTCGGGGGTGAACTGGATGCGGCGCACCGTGGCATCCACGCTGGCTGCCAGCGCCCGCGCGAGCATGGTCTTACCGACCCCGGGGACGTCCTCGATGAGAAGGTGCCCCTCGGCGAGGAGGCACACGAGGGCGCTGCGCACCGCGTCGGGCTTGCCGTCGATCACCCGCTGCACCGAGGCCACGATGGACTCTGTGAGGCCCGCGAACTCCTCGGCGGACGCCGGTCGTGGCGGCACGGGGGCTCGGGAGAGCGCGACCTGCTCGGTCGTGACGGGATGATCCATGGGGTCCTCTCGGACGGCGCGCGGGTCGAGCGGCGGCGCTCGTTATGCGATCGTAACCGCCACCGGCACAGGGCGGCCTGGGAATCGTCCGACCTCTCCCGGGGTAGACTCGAGGCAGCTCTCCGCGAGGCGGCACCCAGGCCAACTCCCCCAGGACGGAAACGTAGCAAGGGTAACCAGGCTCTGCCGGGTTCGCGGAGAGTCTTACTTTTCCCCCGGGACGTGCCCCGCTCGAGGCCCCGCCCATAGGCTGGACGGGTGGCGCAGAGCATCTACATCACCTCGGCCGAAGGTCACTCCGGGAAGTCGACGATCGCCCTCGGGGTGCTCGATGCGCTCAGTCACGCCGCCTCGCGCGTCGGGGTGTTCCGCACCATCGCACGGTCCACGGACGAGCCGGACTACGTCCTGGAGATGCTCCTCGCCCACGACGGCGTCGACCTGGCCTACGAGGACTGCATCGGCGTGACCTACGACGACGTGCGCCAGGATCCCGAGCGGGCGCTGGCCACGATCGTCGAGCGCTACCACGCCGTCGCGGCGGCGTGCGACGCCGTCGTGGTGCTCGGCAGCGACTACACCGACGTCGGCAGCCCTGCGGAGCTGACGTACAACGCGCGCATCGCGGTCAATCTGGGGGCGCCGGTGCTCCTGGTCCTCGGCGGCCGCGCCCAGCACGGGCAGGGCGAGCAGCTGGGCACGACGATCGCCCGGACGCCCTCCGAGATGGGTCAGATCGCCGCGCTCGCGCTGGCCGAGCTCGCGCACGAGCGCGCGGAGCTCTTCGCCGTCGTGGCCAACCGCGCCGACCCCGATCGCCTCGACGACGTCGTAGAGGCGATCTCCGGCGTGGTCTCGGCGGCCCGCGCTGCCGGGGGCCGCGCCGTCGACGGCGCGCGACCGGTGCCGGTGTGGGCGCTTCCCGAAGACCGGCTGCTGGTGGCCCCGTCGGTGCGCGACGTGGCCCGCGCCGTGGACGGACGCCTCATCAAGGGCGACGCCGACCTGTTCACCCGCGAGGTGCTCGGGGTGGTCATCGCGGGGATGTCGATGGTGAACGTCCTGCCGCGCCTGACCGAATCGGCGATCGTGGTGATTCCCGCCGATCGCACCGAGGTGCTGCTGGCGACACTCCTGGCGAACTCGTCGGGAACGTTCCCGAGCATCGCCGCGGTCATCCTCAACGGTCCCTTCCCCCTTCCCGAACCGGTCGACACCCTCATCGACGGTCTGGATTCGTCGCTGCCGATCATCGCCACCGACCTCGGCACCTACGACACCGCGGTGAGGATCATGGGGACGCGGGGCCGGTTGGCCGCCGACTCGCAGCGCCGCTACGACACGGCCCTGTCGATGTTCGAGCGGCACGTCGACACCGAGAGCCTCGTCACCGCGCTCGGGCTCGCCCGCCCCACCGTCGTCACACCGCTGATGTTCGAGTACCGCCTGCTCGAGCGCGCCCGCGCCGAGCGCCGCCGCATCGTGCTGCCCGAGGGGGATGACGACCGGATCCTGCGGGCCGCCGGCACGGTGCTGGCGCGGGGCATCGCCGATCTCACGATCCTCGGCGAGGAGATCGAGGTGCGAAACCGCGCGATCGAGCTCGGGATCGACATCCGCGCCGCCGACGTCATCTCGCCCTTCGATGCCGTGCACGTCGACCGCTTCGCGAGGGAGTACGAGAGGCTGCGCGCCCACAAGGGCGTGACCTATGCGCAGGCGGCCGACACCGTGACCGATGTGTCGTACTTCGGCACCCTCATGGTGCACCTCGGCCTCGCCGACGGCATGGTCTCGGGTGCGGCGCACACCACCGCGCACACGATCCGTCCGGCGTTCGAGATCATCAAGACCAAACCCGGCGTGTCCGTGGTCTCCAGCGTCTTCCTCATGGCCCTGGCCGACCGGGTGCTGGTCTACGGCGACTGCGCCGTCATCCCCGATCCGACGGCCGAGCAGCTCGCCGACATCGCCATCTCGTCGGCGGCGACCGCCGAGCAGTTCGGCATCGAGCCGCGGGTGGCGATGCTGTCGTACTCGACGGGGGAGTCCGGCTCGGGGGCCGACGTCGAGAAGGTGCGGGCCGCCACGGCGCTCGTGCGCGAGCGGGCACCCGAGCTGCCCGTCGAGGGCCCGATCCAGTACGACGCCGCCGCCGACGCCGCCGTCGCAGCGGCCAAGGCCCCCGGCTCGGCCGTGGCGGGGCGGGCGACGGTGTTCGTGTTCCCCGACCTGAACACCGGGAACAACACCTACAAGGCGGTGCAGCGTTCGGCGGGGGCGGTCGCGATCGGTCCGGTGCTGCAGGGGCTGAACAAGCCGATCAACGATCTGTCCCGGGGAGCGCTCGTCGACGACATCGTCAACACGATCGCGATCACCGCGATCCAGGCGCAGGGGGAGGACGGGGCGTGAACCCGGTCCTCGTCGTCAACAGCGGCTCGTCGTCGTTCAAATACCAGCTGATCGACATGGCGGACGAGACGCTGCTGGCGTCGGGACTCGTCGAACGGATCGGCGAGGACCGCCCGGGGCGGGCGACGCATACGGTCCACCAGCCGGCGACGACGGGGCCCGCGACCACGATGGTCGATGCGACCTTCTCGCGCGAGCTGCCGATCCCCGACCACACCGCCGGATTCGCCGTGATGCTGGAGGCCTTCGCCGACAATGGCCCGTCGCTGGCCGACACCCCTCCCGTCGCCGTCGGCCATCGCGTCGTCCACGGCGGTGCGCGCTTCTTCGCGCCGACCCTGGTGACCCCGCTCGTCGAGATCACCATCGACGAACTGTCGGTGCTCGCCCCCCTGCACAACCCGGCGAACCTCGCCGGGATCGTGGCGGCGAAGAAGGCCTTCCCCGACGCGCCCCACGTCGCGGTCTTCGACACCGCGTTCCATCAGACCCTGCCGCCCGCCGCCTACACCTATGCGATCGACGCCGACCTCGCGGCGGCCCACCGGATCCGGCG of the Microbacterium invictum genome contains:
- a CDS encoding DUF58 domain-containing protein, whose product is MLRRLWPLTLRGTGAALLALTCFVVANEVGIPELMYFGMLLVAVLVAAVASLYLTRHADSVTRSLAPDTVGVGRASLVRVRVGVRTALPTPPGTWTDTLPPGLEGAAAGVFPALGSGLRGSDRVVNLAYTVTGVRRGIHHLGPLRVHSADPFALARRSTLYGQRTRVTVAPAVIELPPLTGLAGEAGGTLQTQNNQPGQGADNLIARPYAPGDSMRRIHWRATAHRDALMVRQEEQEATPEATVVLDRGVLRWSTEALHEPGADDAFETAVSACVSVVSRLVRDGYGVSVLDSDGAALAERIDGGDTAAVEDLVTQFATVTARRDDHLPRLARQFAGVMTGPVIVLTGRLDPADVDALAPIVHHSTFAVLLAASPRSGALDRAGDVGWHAVHLDPDGDLVQEWAAAGERGVTRALR
- a CDS encoding AAA family ATPase — protein: MDHPVTTEQVALSRAPVPPRPASAEEFAGLTESIVASVQRVIDGKPDAVRSALVCLLAEGHLLIEDVPGVGKTMLARALAASVDATVRRIQFTPDLLPGDVTGVSVFNPVAREFEFKHGAVFANIVIADEINRSSPKTQSALLEAMEEGQVTVDGATHPLPDPFLVVATQNPLEMEGTYALPEAQRDRFMMRISMGYPDARSEALMLRQRESVNPLDAIRPVASAPQIAALIAWARAVHVAPAIEDYAVALAAATRTHGDLRLGASPRATLQLVRAAKVWAALDGRGFVIPDDITALLVPVFAHRLIPTRSAGGARAKSMTEVIESALGQIAASVRVPIAARQ
- the pta gene encoding phosphate acetyltransferase, whose translation is MAQSIYITSAEGHSGKSTIALGVLDALSHAASRVGVFRTIARSTDEPDYVLEMLLAHDGVDLAYEDCIGVTYDDVRQDPERALATIVERYHAVAAACDAVVVLGSDYTDVGSPAELTYNARIAVNLGAPVLLVLGGRAQHGQGEQLGTTIARTPSEMGQIAALALAELAHERAELFAVVANRADPDRLDDVVEAISGVVSAARAAGGRAVDGARPVPVWALPEDRLLVAPSVRDVARAVDGRLIKGDADLFTREVLGVVIAGMSMVNVLPRLTESAIVVIPADRTEVLLATLLANSSGTFPSIAAVILNGPFPLPEPVDTLIDGLDSSLPIIATDLGTYDTAVRIMGTRGRLAADSQRRYDTALSMFERHVDTESLVTALGLARPTVVTPLMFEYRLLERARAERRRIVLPEGDDDRILRAAGTVLARGIADLTILGEEIEVRNRAIELGIDIRAADVISPFDAVHVDRFAREYERLRAHKGVTYAQAADTVTDVSYFGTLMVHLGLADGMVSGAAHTTAHTIRPAFEIIKTKPGVSVVSSVFLMALADRVLVYGDCAVIPDPTAEQLADIAISSAATAEQFGIEPRVAMLSYSTGESGSGADVEKVRAATALVRERAPELPVEGPIQYDAAADAAVAAAKAPGSAVAGRATVFVFPDLNTGNNTYKAVQRSAGAVAIGPVLQGLNKPINDLSRGALVDDIVNTIAITAIQAQGEDGA